One genomic region from Glaciimonas sp. PAMC28666 encodes:
- the phaR gene encoding polyhydroxyalkanoate synthesis repressor PhaR has translation MTTPKKISVRLIKKYPNRRLYDTQTSSYITLTDVKALVLENEEFAVIDAKSDEDLTRSILLQIILEEESNGTPMFSSAALSQIIRYYGHAMQGMMGSYLEKNIQAFIDIQNKLTENSKGFYEGKPFSPEMWAQFMNVQGPMMQGMMSNYIEQSKTLFVQMQEKMQSQSKNMFGTFPFVPPDKDSDPK, from the coding sequence ATGACCACACCCAAAAAAATTTCTGTGCGCCTGATCAAAAAATATCCAAATCGACGCCTTTACGACACGCAGACCAGTTCTTACATCACTCTGACTGACGTAAAAGCACTGGTGCTCGAGAACGAAGAATTTGCGGTGATTGATGCCAAAAGTGATGAGGACCTGACGCGTAGCATATTGTTGCAAATTATTTTGGAAGAAGAGTCCAACGGTACGCCGATGTTTTCGAGTGCCGCGTTATCTCAGATTATTCGCTATTACGGCCATGCGATGCAAGGCATGATGGGTTCTTATTTAGAAAAAAATATTCAGGCATTCATCGATATTCAAAACAAGCTGACTGAAAACTCAAAAGGGTTTTACGAAGGTAAGCCATTCAGCCCGGAAATGTGGGCGCAGTTTATGAATGTGCAAGGACCGATGATGCAAGGGATGATGAGCAATTACATCGAGCAAAGCAAAACACTGTTTGTGCAGATGCAAGAGAAAATGCAAAGTCAAAGCAAAAATATGTTTGGGACATTCCCTTTTGTTCCACCCGATAAAGACAGCGACCCAAAGTGA
- the pgeF gene encoding peptidoglycan editing factor PgeF yields the protein MNVITPEWIGAPANVGALVTTRDGGASQGFYANGNGCGGLNLGSHVGDLLADVEANRALLTSCLPSPPLWLNQVHGIHAVDANTADDNAEADAAISTRRGQVCAVLTADCLPVLFCDVKGQVVGAAHAGWRGLVGGVLERTVSRMREAGASEIIAWLGPAIGPQKFEVGSDVLAAFITAAHARTASAEIVRQVASAFIPIVESPGKYVADIYSLARTILGEVGVHGVSGGGACTVLDQQFYSYRRDKVTGRMASLIWLK from the coding sequence ATGAACGTAATTACTCCAGAGTGGATTGGTGCGCCAGCGAATGTCGGCGCGCTCGTGACCACGCGTGACGGTGGCGCAAGCCAGGGATTTTATGCCAACGGGAATGGCTGCGGTGGCCTGAATCTAGGTTCGCATGTCGGCGACTTGCTGGCTGATGTTGAAGCCAACCGGGCTTTGCTAACATCCTGTTTGCCATCGCCGCCACTATGGCTGAACCAGGTTCACGGTATTCATGCGGTTGATGCAAATACGGCGGATGATAATGCTGAGGCTGATGCCGCAATTTCAACGCGTAGGGGGCAAGTATGTGCTGTCTTGACTGCGGATTGTTTGCCGGTATTATTTTGTGACGTCAAAGGGCAGGTAGTTGGAGCAGCGCACGCGGGGTGGCGCGGTCTGGTGGGTGGAGTTCTGGAACGTACCGTATCGCGTATGCGCGAGGCCGGTGCCAGCGAGATCATCGCGTGGCTCGGTCCCGCAATCGGTCCGCAAAAATTTGAAGTCGGCTCAGACGTGTTGGCGGCATTTATAACCGCCGCTCATGCGCGAACCGCGTCGGCAGAAATTGTCAGGCAGGTCGCATCCGCATTCATACCGATTGTGGAAAGCCCGGGAAAATATGTTGCTGATATCTATAGTCTCGCGCGTACTATTTTGGGTGAAGTCGGTGTTCACGGCGTAAGTGGCGGTGGGGCCTGTACTGTCCTCGATCAACAGTTTTATTCGTATCGTCGCGATAAGGTGACGGGCCGTATGGCATCATTGATATGGCTAAAATAG
- a CDS encoding RluA family pseudouridine synthase — protein sequence MGLAVTSFTKPNLAENPTETEFEADIDDSEEIEVAVNTAAPIVLILTPQVCGTRLDKVISSQIPQFSRSRIQQWMEAGHVSVDGKVATTKMIAFGDETVIVQPQPAPDEHAYTPEPMALAVIYEDDDIIVIDKPAGLVVHPAAGNWSGTLLNGLLHRWPDLAGVPRAGIVHRLDKDTSGLMVVAKTLESQTDLVRQLAARTVKRQYLALVWGTPQLNGTIDAAMARHPRDRIKMAVSESLSAKTAVTHYERLQSGLLDGRPVSLMRCQLETGRTHQIRVHMLSIGFALVGDTLYGKQHLMPAFPRQALQATRLGLNHPSTGEECEWFTPLPEDFADLIKRSGISAPE from the coding sequence ATGGGACTTGCAGTGACGTCATTTACAAAGCCAAATTTGGCTGAAAACCCTACGGAAACAGAATTTGAAGCCGATATCGATGATAGCGAAGAAATTGAGGTAGCGGTAAATACCGCTGCACCTATCGTTCTGATATTGACGCCTCAGGTGTGCGGAACCCGACTCGATAAAGTAATTTCGAGTCAAATTCCCCAGTTTTCACGTAGCCGCATCCAACAATGGATGGAAGCTGGTCATGTTAGCGTCGATGGCAAGGTTGCCACGACCAAAATGATTGCGTTCGGCGATGAGACTGTCATCGTCCAGCCGCAACCGGCCCCGGACGAACACGCCTATACTCCAGAACCCATGGCGCTGGCGGTCATATACGAAGACGACGATATCATCGTGATCGATAAACCGGCCGGACTGGTGGTGCATCCTGCTGCCGGCAACTGGTCGGGAACGTTATTAAATGGTCTTTTGCATCGCTGGCCCGATTTGGCTGGCGTGCCGCGGGCTGGCATCGTGCATCGTCTGGACAAGGACACCAGCGGATTGATGGTCGTGGCGAAAACGTTAGAATCGCAAACCGACCTGGTTCGCCAACTGGCGGCGCGGACCGTCAAGCGTCAATATCTGGCGCTGGTATGGGGCACGCCACAGCTTAATGGCACCATTGATGCGGCGATGGCACGTCATCCACGGGATCGCATCAAGATGGCGGTGTCGGAAAGTCTGAGCGCTAAAACGGCGGTGACGCATTACGAAAGATTGCAAAGCGGGCTTCTGGATGGAAGACCGGTCAGTTTGATGCGCTGCCAGCTGGAAACCGGGCGTACCCATCAAATTCGCGTGCACATGCTTTCAATCGGTTTTGCTCTTGTTGGTGACACGTTGTATGGCAAACAGCATCTGATGCCTGCGTTTCCGCGGCAGGCCTTACAGGCAACACGTCTGGGATTAAATCATCCTTCCACGGGTGAAGAGTGTGAATGGTTCACGCCCCTGCCAGAGGACTTTGCCGATTTGATCAAGCGTTCCGGCATTTCTGCGCCTGAATAA
- the rimO gene encoding 30S ribosomal protein S12 methylthiotransferase RimO, producing MSNVIPVAAPVAPKVGFVSLGCPKALVDSEQILTQLRAEGYETAKSYDGADLVIVNTCGFIDAAVQESLDAIGEALSENGKVIVTGCLGVKKDAAGDDIIKKIHPKVLEVTGPHALTEVMFAVHKHLPKPHAPFFDLVPPQGVKLTPKHFAYLKISEGCNHRCSFCIIPSMRGDLVSRPIADIMLEAENLFKAGVKELLVISQDTSAYGVDVKFRMGFWNGKPVKTHMTQLVTALGELGAQYGAWVRLHYVYPYPHVDHIIPLMAEGKILPYLDVPLQHAHPDVLKRMKRPANGEKNIERIQAWRALCPDITIRSTFIAGFPGETEAEFEYLLDFLKEVEIDRLGCFAYSPVEGATANQIANPVPEELREERRGRVMLLQEEISKKRLQAKVGKTMRVLIDSIDRNGGVGRSSADAPEIDGVVYVKPPFEPHKKLVVGEFVDVTITASDSHDLWAAA from the coding sequence ATGTCAAATGTTATCCCCGTAGCCGCACCGGTTGCCCCTAAAGTTGGTTTCGTATCCCTTGGTTGCCCTAAGGCGCTGGTCGATTCCGAGCAAATCCTGACGCAATTGCGTGCTGAAGGTTACGAAACTGCCAAGTCTTATGACGGCGCTGATCTGGTGATCGTGAATACCTGCGGATTCATCGACGCTGCGGTTCAAGAGTCGCTCGATGCCATCGGCGAAGCGCTCAGTGAAAACGGCAAAGTAATTGTAACCGGTTGTCTCGGTGTAAAGAAAGATGCCGCTGGCGATGACATCATCAAAAAAATTCATCCTAAAGTGTTGGAAGTTACCGGGCCGCACGCATTGACGGAAGTCATGTTTGCCGTGCATAAGCATCTCCCCAAGCCGCACGCGCCTTTTTTCGATCTGGTGCCGCCGCAAGGGGTCAAGCTGACACCGAAACATTTTGCCTACTTAAAAATTTCCGAAGGCTGTAACCATCGTTGCAGCTTCTGCATCATTCCATCGATGCGCGGCGATCTTGTGTCGCGCCCAATTGCTGACATCATGTTGGAAGCCGAGAACCTCTTCAAAGCGGGCGTGAAAGAGTTATTGGTTATTTCCCAGGACACCAGCGCCTACGGCGTGGATGTCAAGTTTCGCATGGGATTCTGGAACGGTAAGCCGGTCAAGACCCACATGACCCAGCTGGTCACCGCGCTGGGTGAGTTGGGCGCGCAATACGGTGCTTGGGTTCGCCTGCACTATGTTTATCCGTATCCGCACGTCGACCACATCATTCCTTTGATGGCTGAGGGAAAAATTCTGCCTTATCTGGACGTGCCGCTGCAGCATGCGCATCCTGATGTATTGAAGCGGATGAAGCGTCCTGCCAATGGTGAGAAAAATATTGAACGAATTCAGGCCTGGCGTGCACTGTGCCCGGATATCACTATTCGCTCGACGTTCATCGCTGGATTCCCGGGTGAGACTGAAGCTGAATTCGAATATTTGCTAGACTTCCTGAAAGAAGTTGAAATTGATCGTCTGGGCTGTTTTGCGTATTCGCCGGTGGAAGGTGCAACTGCGAACCAGATCGCTAATCCGGTCCCGGAAGAGCTGCGAGAAGAACGCCGTGGCCGCGTGATGTTGTTGCAGGAAGAAATTTCCAAAAAGCGTCTGCAAGCCAAGGTTGGTAAAACCATGCGCGTGTTAATCGACTCTATCGACCGTAACGGCGGTGTTGGTCGTTCCAGTGCAGATGCGCCGGAAATCGATGGCGTAGTCTATGTAAAACCACCGTTCGAGCCACATAAAAAATTGGTGGTCGGCGAGTTTGTCGACGTCACGATCACCGCTTCAGATTCGCATGACCTGTGGGCAGCTGCATGA
- a CDS encoding GNAT family N-acetyltransferase, with protein MRLTTLPHDATHASPKLTVSLATTPEEIREVQRLRYKVFVEGLSLAALVNPTGLDVDEFDAYCDHLIVRDNKTLLVVGTYRVMSPHASRRMGSYYSEKEFDLGRLDHLRSRLAEAGRACIHPDYRSGSVIMLLWAGLATYMRRERCDYLMGCVSVSLADGGHNAAALYNALTRENFSPAEYRVTPLTPFSVDARGTVYAPIMPPLLKGYLRSGAWVCGEPAWDPDFHSADFFLLLPLTRLDSRYARHYRKEMGPA; from the coding sequence ATGCGTTTAACGACCCTCCCGCACGACGCCACCCACGCTTCTCCTAAATTAACGGTGAGCCTGGCGACAACCCCGGAAGAAATACGGGAAGTGCAACGGCTGCGCTATAAAGTGTTTGTTGAAGGGTTGAGCCTGGCCGCACTGGTCAATCCAACTGGCCTGGACGTCGACGAGTTTGATGCCTACTGCGATCACCTGATTGTGCGTGACAACAAGACTTTGCTGGTCGTAGGCACTTACCGCGTAATGAGTCCGCATGCTTCCCGTCGCATGGGATCGTATTATTCCGAAAAAGAGTTTGATCTTGGTCGGCTCGATCATTTGCGCAGCCGTCTTGCCGAAGCAGGGCGCGCTTGCATACATCCAGACTATCGTAGCGGTAGCGTCATCATGCTGTTGTGGGCCGGATTAGCGACGTACATGCGGCGTGAACGCTGTGACTATTTGATGGGTTGCGTTAGCGTCAGCCTTGCCGACGGAGGCCACAATGCTGCCGCCCTTTATAACGCCTTGACGCGAGAAAACTTCTCTCCAGCAGAATATCGGGTGACGCCTCTTACTCCTTTTTCGGTCGATGCACGAGGGACCGTATATGCGCCGATTATGCCGCCGCTTTTAAAGGGCTACTTGCGTAGCGGAGCATGGGTATGCGGTGAACCGGCATGGGATCCTGATTTTCACTCTGCCGATTTTTTCCTGCTATTACCGTTAACCCGCCTCGATAGTCGTTATGCACGTCATTATCGTAAAGAAATGGGTCCGGCATGA
- a CDS encoding 3-ketoacyl-ACP reductase: MSKRIAYVTGGMGGIGTPICTRLCKDGYTVVAGCGPNSTRKDTWLAAMRAQGFDIHASEGNVSDWESTKAAFEKVKAEIGEVDILVNNAGITRDGQFRKMSKSDWDSVIDTNLNSLFNVTKQVIDGMADRGFGRIINISSVNGQKGQFGQTNYSTAKAGIHGFTMALAQEVATKGVTVNTVSPGYVGTDMVRSIRPEVLEKIISGIPIKRLGEPEEIASIIAWIASDEGGYATGSDFSLNGGLHMG; this comes from the coding sequence ATGTCCAAACGAATTGCTTATGTAACAGGTGGAATGGGTGGCATTGGTACCCCAATTTGTACTCGTCTCTGTAAAGATGGTTACACCGTAGTCGCTGGCTGCGGTCCTAATTCAACGCGAAAGGACACGTGGTTGGCGGCGATGCGCGCCCAAGGTTTTGATATTCACGCCTCTGAAGGTAACGTCTCCGATTGGGAGTCAACCAAAGCGGCTTTTGAAAAAGTCAAAGCGGAGATTGGCGAAGTCGACATTCTGGTGAATAACGCCGGTATTACACGCGATGGTCAATTCCGCAAAATGTCTAAATCCGACTGGGATTCGGTCATCGATACCAACTTGAACTCACTATTTAATGTGACCAAGCAAGTCATCGACGGTATGGCGGATCGCGGTTTTGGAAGGATCATTAACATTTCATCCGTGAATGGTCAAAAAGGCCAATTCGGTCAAACTAACTATTCAACCGCTAAAGCCGGTATCCACGGTTTCACCATGGCGCTAGCACAGGAAGTCGCGACCAAAGGGGTCACCGTGAACACGGTATCTCCTGGATATGTCGGGACTGATATGGTGCGCTCGATTCGTCCAGAAGTTCTCGAAAAAATTATTTCCGGCATTCCCATTAAGCGTTTAGGCGAGCCGGAAGAAATAGCTTCGATTATTGCCTGGATTGCGTCTGACGAAGGTGGTTATGCGACTGGTTCTGACTTCTCCCTCAATGGCGGTTTGCACATGGGTTAA
- the phaC gene encoding class I poly(R)-hydroxyalkanoic acid synthase yields the protein MNNPKFPAFDPAFLSQASQQMMEQFSHNLSPDLSQNMSQIADPNKWLTWFGSAPGHAFAPPAMSDTALKNLGIKLAPESLEKLQKSYTEQLTALWQDAVASRAPTLSDKRFNGSAWLSNPVYGYNAAVYLLNAHYLTALVDAVDAPLKTKRKIGFAVQQMIDAMSPSNFLATNPVAQQLLVETKGESLTRGMAHLLADMQKGKISQTDEGAFELGKDVATTEGSIVFENALFQLIQYKPLTKTVHERPLLIMPPCINKFYIMDLQPQNSLVRYAVEQGHTVFLISWCNADESTARTTWDQYVEEGGIQAVHVAQEISGQKQINALGFCVGGTILSTALAVLYARGEKPVASLTLLTALLDFTDTGILDVYIDEAQIAKREQEIGAGGLMPGRDFASAFSSLRPNDLIWNYVESNYLKGEEPAAFDLLYWNADSTNLPGPMFCYYLRNMYLNNALKDPGRLTVAGEKLDLGKIAAPTFIYASREDHIVPWTSAYASTTLLNPKHAGQNRFVLGASGHIAGVINPPAKNKRSYWTNPKAGIAAEKWLDGATEHPGSWWTDWSAFLAEHAGKKVAAPKKPGTAAYKLIEPAPGRYVKVRAE from the coding sequence ATGAATAATCCAAAATTTCCAGCATTCGATCCCGCATTTTTATCGCAAGCTTCGCAACAGATGATGGAGCAATTTAGTCATAATTTGTCTCCAGATTTGTCACAAAACATGTCGCAGATTGCTGACCCGAATAAATGGCTAACGTGGTTCGGTTCTGCACCCGGTCATGCCTTCGCTCCACCAGCAATGTCTGATACAGCATTAAAAAATTTAGGTATCAAACTGGCACCGGAATCACTCGAAAAGCTGCAAAAATCGTACACCGAGCAACTCACTGCATTGTGGCAAGACGCGGTGGCTTCGCGCGCGCCGACGCTGTCGGACAAACGTTTCAATGGTTCAGCGTGGCTAAGCAATCCGGTATACGGTTATAACGCCGCGGTATACTTGTTGAATGCCCATTATCTGACCGCGCTGGTGGATGCCGTTGATGCGCCGCTAAAAACCAAGCGAAAAATTGGATTTGCAGTTCAGCAGATGATCGATGCGATGTCGCCAAGCAATTTCCTGGCGACGAATCCGGTTGCGCAGCAACTATTGGTAGAAACCAAAGGCGAGAGCCTGACCCGCGGCATGGCCCATCTGTTGGCCGATATGCAAAAAGGGAAGATATCGCAGACCGATGAAGGTGCTTTTGAACTCGGAAAAGACGTTGCGACCACGGAAGGTTCTATCGTATTTGAAAATGCGTTGTTCCAGTTAATCCAGTATAAACCGTTGACAAAGACCGTTCATGAGCGGCCTTTGCTGATCATGCCGCCATGTATCAACAAGTTTTATATCATGGATTTGCAACCGCAAAATTCACTGGTGCGCTACGCGGTGGAGCAGGGCCATACCGTGTTTTTGATTTCGTGGTGTAACGCAGATGAATCAACCGCCCGGACCACGTGGGATCAGTATGTGGAAGAGGGGGGCATTCAGGCTGTGCACGTGGCCCAGGAAATCTCCGGTCAAAAGCAGATTAACGCGCTTGGTTTTTGCGTTGGCGGTACGATCCTATCGACTGCGCTGGCAGTGCTCTACGCACGCGGTGAAAAGCCGGTGGCAAGCCTGACACTGTTGACGGCATTGCTCGATTTCACTGATACCGGCATTCTCGATGTGTATATCGACGAAGCCCAAATTGCTAAGCGTGAGCAGGAAATTGGCGCTGGCGGTTTAATGCCGGGTCGGGATTTCGCGTCGGCGTTTTCGAGCTTACGTCCAAACGATTTGATATGGAATTACGTCGAATCGAATTATTTAAAAGGTGAAGAGCCAGCGGCTTTTGATCTGTTGTATTGGAATGCGGACAGTACAAATTTACCTGGCCCGATGTTTTGCTATTATCTACGCAATATGTATTTGAATAACGCACTCAAAGATCCAGGAAGATTGACCGTTGCGGGTGAAAAGCTCGATCTGGGTAAGATTGCTGCTCCAACATTTATTTATGCCTCGCGTGAAGACCACATCGTTCCCTGGACCTCCGCCTATGCATCGACCACATTATTAAATCCTAAGCACGCTGGCCAGAATCGGTTTGTACTCGGTGCATCAGGCCATATCGCTGGAGTGATCAATCCGCCCGCTAAAAATAAACGTAGTTATTGGACCAATCCGAAGGCGGGTATTGCGGCAGAAAAATGGCTCGATGGCGCAACTGAACACCCTGGAAGCTGGTGGACCGACTGGTCTGCATTCCTGGCTGAGCATGCGGGGAAAAAAGTGGCGGCACCGAAAAAGCCGGGAACTGCGGCGTATAAACTAATTGAACCGGCCCCTGGTCGTTATGTCAAAGTAAGGGCAGAATAA
- a CDS encoding outer membrane protein assembly factor BamD, whose amino-acid sequence MQKKLSTLAAVAFALTLSACGLLPDKVDETANWSAPRLYSEAKDEMSSGGYDKAISYFEKLESRYPFGTFAQQAQMDIAYAHYRQGEQPEALAAIDRFIKLHPNHPNVDYMYYLRGLVNFNDKVSIFDFLSKEDASERDPKAARDAFDAFKQVVDRFPDSTYAPDSLTRMKYLVNAMAQYDVHVANYYLRRGAYVAAANRAQSAVQEYRDAPAVQEALYIMVRSYDALGMKQLRDDAARVLQTNYPDSVYYRGGPVLEKKPWWKIW is encoded by the coding sequence ATGCAAAAAAAACTCTCCACACTAGCTGCTGTCGCATTCGCTCTCACATTATCGGCATGTGGCCTATTGCCCGACAAGGTCGATGAAACCGCAAACTGGTCTGCTCCCAGATTATACTCGGAGGCAAAGGATGAAATGAGTAGTGGTGGTTACGATAAAGCAATTTCATACTTTGAAAAGCTCGAATCACGCTATCCTTTCGGTACTTTTGCCCAGCAAGCCCAGATGGATATCGCTTATGCGCACTATCGGCAAGGTGAGCAGCCCGAGGCGCTTGCAGCGATTGATCGCTTCATTAAATTGCATCCAAATCATCCAAACGTAGACTATATGTACTATTTGCGTGGCCTGGTCAATTTTAACGATAAGGTCAGTATCTTCGATTTCTTGTCAAAAGAAGATGCATCGGAGCGCGATCCAAAAGCTGCTCGCGATGCTTTTGATGCCTTTAAGCAAGTTGTTGATCGCTTTCCCGATAGCACGTACGCGCCTGATTCTCTGACGCGCATGAAATATTTGGTCAACGCGATGGCCCAATACGACGTTCACGTAGCAAATTATTATCTGCGCCGCGGCGCTTATGTTGCTGCCGCGAACCGCGCTCAAAGCGCCGTACAGGAATATCGCGATGCGCCAGCAGTGCAGGAAGCGCTATACATAATGGTACGCTCGTATGACGCTCTCGGCATGAAACAATTACGTGACGATGCTGCCCGCGTTCTGCAAACAAATTATCCTGATAGCGTTTATTACAGGGGTGGTCCGGTTCTGGAGAAAAAACCTTGGTGGAAAATCTGGTAA
- the dinB gene encoding DNA polymerase IV has product MPEIIVNAPLKTRYVAHLDMDAFYASVELLRYPELRGRAVAIGGGSDHQPVLHADGSRTYATLRNYVGRGVITTSTYEARALGIFSAMGIMKAAKLAPDAVLLPTDFEAYRHYSRLFKTAVASIAPLIEDRGIDEIYIDLSEQTEPIALLAARIKKAVNDATGLSCSIGVAPNKLLAKICSDLEKPNGLTILSHADLAHRIWPLSVSKINGIGPKSAEKLALLNIRTIAELAHADTGVLQESFGSSYGAWLHDVAHGIDDRPVVTHSEPKSISRETTFERDLHASADRTTLTEIFTRLCERLAGDLQRKGYVGRTVGIKLRFTDFSAVTRDVTLASMTDDAMAIRRAAAECLRRVSFHQKLRLLGVRVSTLEKKNATTESPSAAQGDLFGDGMGSL; this is encoded by the coding sequence ATGCCTGAAATTATCGTTAATGCGCCGCTTAAAACACGCTATGTTGCGCATCTTGATATGGATGCCTTCTATGCCTCGGTAGAGCTATTGCGCTATCCGGAATTGCGCGGCCGAGCCGTGGCCATTGGCGGCGGCTCTGACCATCAGCCTGTCCTGCACGCAGACGGAAGCCGGACGTATGCAACGCTGCGCAATTACGTTGGTCGCGGAGTCATTACGACTTCTACTTACGAAGCGCGGGCCTTGGGTATATTTTCTGCCATGGGAATCATGAAGGCCGCGAAACTGGCCCCCGATGCCGTATTGTTGCCGACTGACTTTGAGGCTTATCGGCACTATTCAAGGTTATTCAAAACTGCCGTGGCAAGCATTGCGCCGCTTATAGAGGATCGTGGGATCGATGAAATCTATATCGATCTTAGCGAGCAAACGGAACCGATCGCTCTCCTTGCAGCACGCATCAAAAAAGCGGTGAACGACGCCACCGGCCTATCCTGTTCGATCGGCGTGGCACCTAACAAGCTCCTTGCCAAGATATGTTCCGACCTGGAAAAGCCGAATGGATTGACCATTCTCTCGCACGCTGATCTGGCGCATCGGATCTGGCCGCTGTCAGTCAGCAAGATTAATGGTATTGGACCAAAATCTGCTGAAAAACTGGCACTTTTAAATATTCGCACCATCGCAGAATTAGCCCACGCAGATACCGGCGTTCTTCAGGAAAGTTTCGGAAGCAGTTATGGTGCATGGTTGCATGACGTTGCGCATGGGATCGATGATCGCCCGGTGGTCACTCATTCTGAACCAAAGTCCATTAGCCGCGAAACCACGTTTGAACGGGATCTCCATGCCTCGGCAGATCGCACCACCCTCACAGAAATTTTCACCCGCTTATGCGAACGACTGGCTGGTGACCTTCAGCGCAAGGGCTACGTAGGTCGCACGGTGGGGATCAAGTTACGATTCACGGATTTCAGTGCGGTGACGCGAGATGTCACCCTTGCGTCGATGACAGACGATGCGATGGCGATCCGGCGCGCCGCCGCAGAGTGTCTCCGCCGCGTATCTTTCCATCAAAAGCTGCGTTTGCTTGGCGTTCGTGTCAGCACGTTAGAGAAAAAAAACGCAACAACCGAATCGCCATCGGCGGCGCAAGGTGATTTGTTTGGAGATGGTATGGGGTCGCTTTGA
- a CDS encoding UDP-2,3-diacylglucosamine diphosphatase — translation MKPDERFLNSGFSGAGTEVKREPIRFRTIWISDVHLGTTGCQAVRLLEFLRATESETLYLVGDIIDGWQLKRRWYWDQTHNNVVQTVLKKARKGTQVIFVPGNHDEAIRQFIDLDFGGIKIRDELIHTTAKGKRFLVLHGDRFDGVISCAKWLAYVGDSLYTVILKFNQWFNRWRARAGLPYWSLSQYLKLKVKNAVNYISSFENALAAEAAKKGLDGVICGHIHKPEMRDINGITYCNDGDWVESLTALVEDASGTLRLISWQEIMGQKNVVLRANAGE, via the coding sequence ATGAAGCCTGACGAGCGCTTTCTGAACAGCGGATTTTCTGGGGCCGGGACCGAGGTCAAACGCGAACCGATACGCTTTCGAACGATCTGGATTTCTGACGTGCACTTAGGTACGACCGGCTGTCAAGCGGTGCGCTTGCTGGAATTTTTACGGGCGACGGAATCAGAGACGCTCTATCTGGTCGGCGATATCATCGACGGATGGCAACTGAAGCGACGTTGGTATTGGGATCAGACTCATAACAACGTGGTGCAAACGGTATTGAAAAAAGCGCGCAAGGGTACCCAGGTTATTTTTGTTCCCGGCAATCACGATGAAGCGATACGGCAATTCATTGATCTCGATTTCGGAGGCATAAAAATTCGCGATGAATTGATCCACACGACTGCAAAAGGGAAGCGATTTCTGGTATTACACGGAGATCGGTTCGATGGTGTTATTTCATGCGCAAAATGGCTGGCGTATGTTGGCGATAGTTTGTACACGGTGATCCTGAAGTTTAATCAGTGGTTCAACCGGTGGCGCGCTCGGGCTGGCTTACCTTATTGGTCTTTGTCGCAATACCTCAAGCTCAAAGTAAAAAATGCGGTAAATTACATTTCTTCGTTTGAAAATGCTCTCGCCGCTGAAGCTGCAAAAAAAGGCCTCGATGGCGTGATCTGCGGGCACATTCACAAGCCCGAGATGCGCGATATCAATGGAATCACTTATTGCAATGACGGCGACTGGGTAGAAAGCCTGACGGCGCTGGTTGAGGATGCAAGTGGCACATTACGGTTAATATCCTGGCAAGAAATCATGGGACAAAAGAATGTGGTTTTGAGAGCTAATGCTGGAGAGTGA
- the pnuC gene encoding nicotinamide riboside transporter PnuC: MSGLEIIAVIISALAVWLTARRNIWCWPVGCVSVLLYARIFFDAKLYSDLLLQLIFFVMQVYGWWSWTRNQSMAKALSETFLEEDKRHIMPQRLSVKGWAIGLMVGTVGSVLLGYVMARFTDAHIPWLDSALTSFSLVAQYWMARKYIANWWLWIAVDIVYVGVYVYKDLQLTAGLYAMFILLATIGLRNWHRELHQHETIAPIGNLAG, translated from the coding sequence ATGTCCGGTCTGGAAATAATTGCCGTCATCATTAGCGCACTGGCGGTCTGGTTGACTGCGCGCCGGAACATATGGTGCTGGCCTGTAGGGTGCGTATCTGTGTTGCTTTATGCGCGAATTTTCTTTGACGCCAAACTTTATTCCGATTTGCTATTGCAACTGATTTTTTTCGTCATGCAGGTGTATGGCTGGTGGAGTTGGACCCGCAATCAGAGTATGGCAAAAGCCTTGTCGGAAACATTTCTGGAAGAAGATAAACGGCACATTATGCCGCAACGATTATCGGTAAAAGGCTGGGCCATAGGTCTAATGGTGGGGACGGTAGGTAGTGTTTTGTTAGGGTACGTGATGGCGCGCTTCACGGATGCACATATCCCCTGGCTCGATTCTGCGTTAACCAGTTTTAGTCTGGTAGCGCAGTATTGGATGGCACGCAAATACATTGCAAATTGGTGGCTATGGATCGCGGTCGATATTGTCTACGTTGGCGTATACGTCTATAAGGATTTACAGCTGACCGCAGGCTTGTATGCGATGTTCATTCTTCTGGCGACTATCGGCTTGCGCAATTGGCATCGCGAGTTACACCAGCATGAAACGATTGCTCCTATTGGTAATCTGGCGGGTTAA